AATGGAGTCTTTGATTAATTGATTTCAAGGGTGACATAGCAATTCAGATCAGCCTATCCCAGCGAGACGACGTTCCAGGCCTTGCCGAGAAGATTAAAAGAAGGGTCGTTTTCTGTGCACCATGGATTTTACTATTCGCTGCTCATCCTATCAatctttttcatttaaatatttCGTGCTTTGCCTcaaatttatgtaaatttatCGGGCACGTTGCAGCCTGTGCAACACATCTGCTGCAGCCTGTTCAGAATAAAGGAGTTCGCCTCGTGAAGGCTTCCTACGAGCCAATCATCGCTTTCTCGTGCGTGTGCCATGAGAGCGACCTCGTACCTGATTACTGTCGACATCAATTCGAACTGGTGTAGCTGGAATTGCGCTATTGGAATTTGGGTGTGCAGCAATTAAGGTCAAAATCCCCTCAAATTACAAAGCAAAGCCATAATGGTCAGGACAAATATAACAAGTGAAGAATAATGACAGGTTCCAAGTGATATTCGCCGGATTGATTAAGAGTAAGTATAATAATAGACTATAAGTTGACTAtaagatgtaaaaaaaaagaggtaatgaaaaagaaatgatgtTAGCCCTCATGCAAAACACACCAactctaaaaaaatgcattagaTGCAAAAGTAAAagagaaagataaaaattatagccaaacttatagtcaatctattatatgtattgactataatataagtttatagcaagtaagttaactttactattaaacttgctctaaaaagTTCAAAATAAAGAGCACCTGTGTCCGCACATACAGTACGTTGCCGAATCGAAACACATCTGGAAGGCTTATTATGTGCTGTGATATACAATTGGACAGGCCAAAGGCATACAAGTACCGAAGTACGGTTGCCATTTGCCAAATACTTGTGCTAGCAAGACGCTACCACAAGTCCATGACAAACGCAGCCAAATTCGCCAAATATCCGGCAGAATGAGCTCACATTTCCCAAGTAACAGAAACTAGAGGTAACAAAGCGAAGCCACACATCATCCAAGTTTTCCAACAtaaagtaataaatatattgaagGAGCAGCAAGTTCTACCACAGATACCGATTAGTCAAGGGTGCCCTAGTGTAAAGGGAACCAACCACATGTATACAGACAAATAATTCAAGCGGTAGTCATTTAAACTCCCTTCCACTGCCAATATCTCCAGTTTGTTCTTATCAAGCAAATGGCATTTGATTAAGGCTAAAGCATGAAGGTTATTACATCACGAGAAGCGTTGGTTTTATGCACCGCTGGCATACAGGCGAGTCCACTCCTTAGCTGCAAATGTCAGACCATCACTTATGAGGATCATCAAGAAAATCAGAGGGTGGGAGACTGTTGAGTTGTTGGATGGATTACTAGCTTTAATTTACCTGTTTCAACAGCTTCTGCCTCATTGGCTTTCCAGTGCTTTGCAATGTTATCAGAGAGAGGATCATCAGGGTTTGGTGCACTTAGGAGTGCCTGGATACTGAGAAAAACAGAATCTTGTCAAGATGTAgctatttgcaaacgaaataAGAAACAAACTGGCGCCCCTAACTTTCAATAGTTGATTATGTTCAAGATTTTTTGTTGGCAAAACACATTAAGCGAAGTGGTAAGATCACTAAATACAGGAATGCTGAtaaatttggtatttttattGATTCAAATCAACAGAATCACGCCATAATGATAAAACAACAGCTAAAGAAACTGCTTAGAAGACAAGGTTGTGCTGGACATAAAAAACTAAGAAACGCAAAGCACATATGCATGCAAGGAAGGAGAGAGACCTCAAAAGAACTGTCCGGATCTGAAGGGCCGGACTCCATTTGTCCTTGAGAATGTCAAGGCATATCCTACCAAGCTACAAAAAGTAAACCTattaatgaataaattatgtatcagGAAGGAAACTAAATAACTTAAAGGAATGTGACTGCACACCTTGTCAATGTTGGGATGATATATTTTGGTCAGGAATCTAACCTGCACCAGCGACAAAGGAAAGCACCCGTCATGATTAAAACACCATTGGCAAGATGTCAGACTCATCAGAAATATGAATGTATAGTTTCAAACTTTGATGGAGACCAAAGGACAAGGAATGAACGCAATAATTAACATTTACAATATACTCCATCGACAAATAAGTGTTACCCACTTTTAGCAAAAATAAGGTAGCAACCAAAAAGGTACAACTGAGGTGATGTCTATTGTAGTTTTAGCACGTTTAACAGGAATAAAGTACAGAGAGTGACAGGTTGAGGGATTAAATACACAATTGAGTTGATGTTTGTTgcactttttttctccttgggTCTCAAAATCCATTATATTTGTGGACAGATGAAATGGGTTCAAATCCCTTATATTGGTGGACAGGAGTATGAAATTGTCAAGCCAAGCAAAGAACAAAATGATTAAGGTATGATTTGGTTGAACACCAAACAAACAATATGTGATCAAGTACCACATTAAgatgttgaaattttaaaaaaagtgcCTGTAGGACAAAAGGTACATATTACATCAACATTAGTACAGGATCCCATTGCAAGTGACATCTCAAATCAGGTAGGTTAGCAGTATCCCTAAAGGAAGTCAAGCAGATGCAATGAAACTATCACCAATAGGCATACATCTAACATACGAAGCCACAGTACATGTCCAGAGTGACATGGGTAACTAACCAATTAAACATTAGGCTACAAAGCATGAACAACTTCAAACCAACAAATAGTTcaaacaaactaaatatgTTGGCTGATTTCATGTATTTGGTTACTGGAAAGCCAAATATCATCAAATTAATACTTTCAATCAGTACAAGTTAATGAATGCAGAACTGTTCTAGCTTTTTGATATAATAGTACACaattataaatacatataagtAACTTAAACATATACAATTCCCATAATAGCATATAAATGTAACCAATTTTATTACAATTTTGTTACCTTTGGAGCAGCCATAGGATACTCTTCGGGTAAAAAGAGTTCAAGCTTAAAAACTCCACCTGATTAGCAGGAACAGTATCAGGAAACCACATTAttatagaattaaaaaattaaagcttGTAACTGTTTGCACATATAGCATACGTCTAACTTCAATTAACCCTACACATTATACCTATATGAATTAGCATGATACTGCATACATGCAACATGAATGGCAACAATATCAATACTTGTGTCTAATCAAAACAGATTAACCGAAGGGATCAATTTGGATATAGAACATTAAAGGTGACCTTTGCTGCACAGAGCATCA
This is a stretch of genomic DNA from Oryza brachyantha chromosome 1, ObraRS2, whole genome shotgun sequence. It encodes these proteins:
- the LOC102702794 gene encoding ubiquitin-conjugating enzyme E2 36, with the protein product MANSNLPRRIIKETQRLLSEPAPGISASPSEENMRYFNVMILGPAQSPYEGGVFKLELFLPEEYPMAAPKVRFLTKIYHPNIDKLGRICLDILKDKWSPALQIRTVLLSIQALLSAPNPDDPLSDNIAKHWKANEAEAVETAKEWTRLYASGA